The sequence ACACGTGGCAAACGGAATGCATTATAGGCATATTAAAAGCTGACTCggtcattaaaataataataataaatgttatttggcattaaaaaatgtcacgttaatatctaaattaaaaaaaagttattaattttaattaagtaaaaaaattaaaaactaaaaatcacataaattgAGATCTAAGTATGTTTTGAACGAGAACAACAAGAAGACAAATATagatttaaaaacacaaacatagaaatttattaataataaaaaaaaaaacaaaaaaaaaaaaaacgaaaccCCTGAGCTTGAAATCAACCTCACCAACCTCTCTCTGTTGTACGGTCTCATAACCCAGGTCAAGTCGGTTCAGCTCGCTATGTTCATCACCTTCTCAGGCCTGAATTGCACCTTCAGAATCAGACTCAGACTCAGACTCAGAGACCTCTTTTTATTGATAATCCTCAACCTTCCGATTCTCTGGACTCTCCAGACGAAGGAGATCACAAGCATGACTCCGATGCACAAGCCACAAGCTCCGGTGCAGCCACTACAAACTCGAACCGCCGTCCACGTGGCCGACCACCTGGATCGAAGAACAAGCCGAAGCCACCGATAATCGTAACTCGGGACAGTCTGAACGCTCTCCGATCGCACATGCTGGAAGAGTCGAACGCTGCGGACATAGTGGAGAGCGTGTCGAATTACGCGAGGCGAAGAGGGAGAGGGGTTTGTGTGTTGAGTGGAACTGGGACAGTGGTGAATGTTACTTGGAAACAACCTGCGGGGAGTAGTGTGGTGACACTGCACGGTCGGTTCGAGATTCTTTCCTTGTCAGATctcaaaaaaaccaaaccccTGAGCTTCggatctaccaaaaaaaaaaaaaataaaacaaacccCTAAGCTTTAAATTGACCTCACCaacccagaattttttttttttttttaatttctgggtttgtgtttttattattcttgttcAAGGCatacttagatctcaattcatgtaatttttagttttttatttttttatttagttaaaattaataatttttttttaatttagatgctgacttgatatttttattattattttaatggtcacGTCAGTTTTTAGTGTGCCAACAGTGCACTCTGTTTGTTACGTGTGTATTTTCCATCTCTGATGTAACGGTAgggacaaaaacaaaatgtgttttttatgatagggactaaaagcggtggAAATAAAAGTTAAGGACTAAAGTAGAATCGTATGAAAATGTAAGgagaaaaatgtgatttttgccaaaaaaataattttttttagtagcaTTGGAAAAAGGCGATGCAAATAAATAGTGTTAGTGAAAAACGCGTGTTAGGTCGAATtgagatttgatttttgatttttcaacaCAAGCAATTACTACGTGGTTATTAACACCATTTAACTTACTGCTAGGGTGCTAGTAGACCCCTAATAGTTAAAGCAATTAGGGAGCTGATTCATGAGTATAATCCGAATCTTGTTTTCCTATCTGAAAcaaaggctgtgtttggttgctgtaaaacattttccggaaaatacatattttccggaaatgctaatttccggaaaaggaaaatgtttccatgtgtttggttgcatttcaaaaaaatttccggaaaatattttttggtgtttggaaaagaagaaggaaaacacaaatccagaaaaaatcatcaacgatcgcgatctcgccggcgcgatctcgcgatcaatggcgacggcgcgatctcgcgatcgacgcttcgcgagatcgcgtcgtcgatcgcgatcaacggcgcgggcaagatcgcgatcgacgcgtCGCGAGAttgcgatcgacgcttcgcgagatcacgccgtcgatcgcgatctcggtcgaaggcgagatcgcgatcaactgcgcgatctcgcgacggcgcgatctcgcgaaggtgAGATcacgccgtcgatcgcgatcttcGCGGCGTCGGACTGGAGCTCGCGAGATCGGCGCCGCCTGGAGCTCGGAGTCCGCCGGCGATCATCGGACTGACTGGAATGTTCTTCTCCTCTCTCGCGCgcgcgcgctctctctctctctctctctctctctttttccggaaatgctttgaagtgaaaatgaaggcagaaattcatttccgtggtcaaggctgAAAATTTCGATCAACatgaaatcaatttccggaaaataatgttttccgtgacagccaaacgcagaattttccggaaattgatttccgaaattcgtttgaagtcgattcaaacgcacccAAAGATAAAATCTCCAAGAGTCAAGAAGATCTCATACaaatttggataattttataATAGGGTGTGGGGCCTTTTTTTTCATGAAGGTTTGAGGTCTTTTTGTAGTGGGGAACTTAAACCTAGGCCTTGGACTAGCCCTAAATACTTTTGGACGGTAGTGATTGTTACATAAGTTCTTAGTActaacataaattaaaaagaaaattaaagggTACGTCTAATTTGAGTAGCAATACctgatcaaaaaaaattttttgagtAGCAATGGGAAAAGGCAATGCAAATAAATTGTGTTAGTGAAAAACATGTATTAGGTCGAACTaggatttgatttttgatttttcaacaaaatcaaTTACTACATAGTTATTATTGCCATTTAACTTACTGCTCAGGTCCTGGTAGAGCCCAACAGTTAAGGCTATTAGGAAGTTGATTCGTGAGTCTAATCTGGATCTTGTCTTCCTGTTTGAAACAAAGATAAAATCTCCAAAAGTCGAGAAATCTCAAATAAGCTGAAATTTTTTGAACACTTTTGTGTGGATGTAGCTTAGCCATTTTTTTGTAGGAAGGGTGTAGAGTTAGAATTAGTTTTTTCTGACAATAATATGATAGCCTCTTTGATTTACTCAAATTCGGATAGAGCTCCTTAGATGATGTTTTGTGTTTATGAGgaccaaaagaaaaaacttttggGAAAATGTAGAAGACATGGTTAAAGCTTTCTCTAGGCCATGTGCTGTTTTTGGTGAC is a genomic window of Quercus lobata isolate SW786 chromosome 2, ValleyOak3.0 Primary Assembly, whole genome shotgun sequence containing:
- the LOC115962278 gene encoding AT-hook motif nuclear-localized protein 29-like; this encodes QPLSVVRSHNPGQVGSARYVHHLLRPELHLQNQTQTQTQRPLFIDNPQPSDSLDSPDEGDHKHDSDAQATSSGAATTNSNRRPRGRPPGSKNKPKPPIIVTRDSLNALRSHMLEESNAADIVESVSNYARRRGRGVCVLSGTGTVVNVTWKQPAGSSVVTLHGRFEILSLSDLKKTKPLSFGSTKKKKNKTNP